A single window of Aspergillus puulaauensis MK2 DNA, chromosome 5, nearly complete sequence DNA harbors:
- a CDS encoding IQ calmodulin-binding motif domain protein (COG:T;~EggNog:ENOG410PJ8P;~InterPro:IPR008862;~PFAM:PF05794), which translates to MIRRNSDIEIQLPDAGPAVAPETHSEPDIEMLSDESPSSLSLPAHLATRFARKTSVVRRSSAVSSRRGSISSLHSQHSSASHGVTATENIAQHLRRASILESRKARLADRALHAEKVRLRAALTKAATRNLQREGRALAAQQARERLLAEITAKCEEEVRRAKKKAEDNREKKAAEHARLRVEMAEKFAEAEKRRLLYQQTPRRHRTSSSTTEERKTATMKHLTEDAAARKVQRVWRTYHARLIMREFLSLNITTERIRDMSFEEVGALLSEEKVLSTTARVLRLCGLQDMESGTIGGRGAVRTFLSSYLIVTHPAEVLSGDGEQEQDLIFKAQELLSAFKQVTLLLSSGCCSPATISAEIQTLCEEYNVFFSAFHAWKTHDSSVLIEIMLAQFVELELIWQTVKDDQAGGVADDYRQGIRQNQILLLARLKRLAGPDRAMQMVRDALKRAKRQKKKSASKQAIPRSAEVASATTTTEALTESVASPISESFNNVDSAVLQELEKQRISPHERFTKILTALPENRALVHELLINKEFKIEEESYTEPRKRVMEHMCALMRRDVEAGMGTNWIVAMATVIQDRLLRSLRPGNSLHVLISEVLDPKLVENQCKAGAFSYDAFFNFMTSILPKLCAPYRDPAVNAFAEDISGDAIDRLARLMGIIDLLSLDHTNFMIQVAAPQLIQEAPGYEQRTFERGLQDGSFGIGKSRRFWRTHRKIIADEMRKRDPENVHGEPQPPASKIYAHGLIDLVFSNAPVSDDLVPETLELDRQRLNTLHAQAFKIVATASILLTAKNLLKRDARAQWKAEADRILSLNFNDVSSDRIQSILESTHPMPSNASTQLTATIRRVLSPVATACAAASLTASQTSVEVHTEIPAQGPPFSSDSTNTTTSSTPGNGATGFADPVARLILSRLRGHVLSRLSASSASERVRATSTASQSLAGAGMPEFVNQVGQLTEELGKVREVDWLCHGMIYEGILSESGRLSPVS; encoded by the coding sequence ATGATCCGTCGCAATTCAGATATTGAAATTCAACTGCCCGACGCTGGCCCTGCGGTTGCGCCCGAAACTCACAGTGAGCCGGACATAGAAATGCTGTCCGATGAGTCGCCCTCTTCACTGAGCCTCCCAGCCCATCTTGCGACGCGTTTCGCGCGGAAAACCAGCGTAGTTCGACGCTCTTCCGCCGTCTCGTCCCGACGGGGCTCTATTTCTTCCTTACATTCGCAACACTCGAGTGCCTCCCATGGAGTAACTGCTACCGAGAATATCGCGCAACATCTGCGACGGGCGTCCATCCTAGAAAGCAGGAAAGCAAGACTTGCGGATCGTGCGCTGCATGCAGAGAAAGTGAGGTTACGCGCAGCTCTGACGAAAGCTGCCACTAGAAACCTCcagagagaagggagagcCTTAGCTGCTCAACAGGCTCGTGAGCGGTTATTGGCAGAGATCACAGCTAAGTGCGAGGAGGAAGTTCGGCGCGCGAAGAAAAAGGCAGAAGACAACCgcgagaagaaggcggcagAGCACGCGCGCCTTCGAGTTGAAATGGCGGAGAAGTTTGCAGAGGCAGAAAAGAGACGACTTCTATACCAGCAAACCCCTAGGCGTCATCGCACAAGCAGTTCTACAACTGAAGAGAGGAAAACTGCAACTATGAAACATCTCACTGAAGACGCCGCTGCGCGCAAAGTCcagagggtttggaggaCATATCATGCCAGACTTATCATGCGAGAATTTCTAAGTCTTAATATTACAACAGAACGCATTCGTGACATGAGTTTCGAAGAAGTCGGTGCTTTATTATCGGAGGAGAAAGTCCTGTCCACAACTGCTCGAGTGCTTCGGCTTTGCGGCTTGCAGGATATGGAGAGTGGAACAATCGGTGGCAGAGGTGCTGTGCGCACGTTCCTTAGTAGCTACTTGATTGTCACACATCCTGCTGAAGTTTTGAGCGGAGATGGTGAACAGGAGCAAGACTTGATTTTCAAGGCACAGGAACTTCTCTCTGCTTTCAAACAAGTGACCCTCTTGCTGTCTTCTGGGTGCTGTTCACCGGCAACGATTTCTGCCGAAATTCAGACTTTGTGTGAGGAATACAatgtcttcttttctgcgTTCCATGCGTGGAAGACACATGATTCCAGTGTTTTGATCGAGATTATGCTCGCCCAGTTTGTTGAATTGGAATTAATCTGGCAGACAGTGAAGGATGATCAAGCTGGAGGTGTAGCAGATGACTACCGTCAAGGTATCAGACAGAATCAAATTCTACTACTCGCTAGGCTCAAGCGTCTGGCAGGCCCTGACAGAGCAATGCAGATGGTCCGGGATGCCTTGAAAAGGGCCAAGCGACAGAAGAAAAAGTCGGCTTCCAAGCAGGCCATTCCGCGGTCAGCAGAAGTAGCGTCTGCAACAACTACCACCGAAGCTCTCACTGAAAGTGTTGCATCACCGATTAGTGAAAGCTTCAACAATGTGGACAGCGCAGTTCTGCAGGAATTAGAGAAACAGCGTATTTCTCCACACGAGCGGTTCACGAAGATTCTAACTGCTCTTCCTGAGAATCGTGCTCTGGTCCATGagcttctcatcaacaaagAGTTCAAAATTGAGGAAGAGTCATATACAGAGCCGCGTAAGCGGGTCATGGAGCACATGTGTGCTTTGATGCGCCGAGACGTGGAGGCTGGGATGGGTACAAATTGGATTGTCGCCATGGCCACGGTCATACAGGATCGTTTATTGCGCTCCCTACGACCTGGCAATTCTCTCCATGTGTTGATTAGTGAAGTTCTCGATCCAAAATTGGTGGAGAACCAGTGCAAAGCGGGAGCTTTCTCCTACGACGCCTTTTTCAATTTTATGACCTCAATTCTTCCAAAGCTTTGTGCGCCTTACCGTGACCCTGCGGTCAATGCATTTGCCGAGGACATATCGGGAGATGCGATAGATCGCTTGGCAAGACTAATGGGGATTATTGACCTTTTGTCTCTTGACCATACCAACTTCATGATCCAGGTTGCTGCTCCTCAGCTTATTCAAGAAGCCCCTGGGTATGAACAAAGGACGTTCGAGAGAGGCCTCCAGGATGGCTCCTTTGGTATAGGAAAGAGCCGCCGTTTTTGGCGGACGCACCGTAAAATCATTGCTGATGAAATGCGAAAACGCGATCCCGAGAATGTCCATGGGGAACCGCAGCCACCCGCCTCGAAGATTTATGCCCATGGACTCATTGATCTCGTTTTCAGCAATGCACCGGTATCTGACGATTTGGTCCCCGAGACCTTGGAGCTGGATCGCCAGAGATTGAACACACTACACGCTCAGGCTTTTAAAATAGTAGCTACAGCTTCAATACTTTTGACTGCCAAGAACTTACTCAAGCGCGATGCACGGGCTCAGTGGAAAGCTGAAGCTGATCGGATATTGTCATTGAATTTCAATGATGTTTCCTCGGACCGGATTCAATCAATCCTAGAGTCTACTCATCCTATGCCCTCCAACGCCAGTACTCAGCTGACTGCGACTATCAGGCGGGTACTTTCTCCGGTCGCGACAGCATGTGCAGCTGCATCTCTCACGGCAAGCCAGACATCGGTTGAAGTCCACACAGAGATTCCCGCGCAGGGACCGCCGTTCTCGTCGGATTCGACGAATACCACGACATCTAGTACACCCGGAAATGGCGCGACTGGCTTTGCAGATCCAGTCGCACGTCTTATACTTTCCCGTTTACGGGGCCACGTGCTTTCCCGACTCAGTGCATCAAGTGCAAGCGAAAGAGTGCGAGCAACGAGTACTGCGAGCCAGAGTTTAGCTGGGGCAGGTATGCCAGAGTTCGTGAATCAAGTTGGGCAATTGACAGAGGAACTGGGCAAGGTGCGTGAAGTGGATTGGTTATGTCATGGAATGATCTATGAAGGGATTTTAAGCGAGAGCGGTCGTTTGAGTCCAGTATCCTAA